In Pantanalinema sp., a single window of DNA contains:
- the rsmG gene encoding 16S rRNA (guanine(527)-N(7))-methyltransferase RsmG, which yields MEPWQLLTTQAAEWGVPLDPAQVDALKRFYALLIEGNQRANLTRITDEREAVVKHFLDSLSVLRAFSAEDRKAPLRFIDVGAGAGFPGIPLMALVGAWSGTQLEATRKKVDFMSEAIEALGLNGRALHGRAEELAQTPEHREQYDLVFGRAVAELNVLCELCLPFLKLGGRFVAMKGAGADDEVARAQKALKTLGGEIRGIVKFSLPEGFGERALVVVEKVAPTPKAYPRRAGQPAAKPLC from the coding sequence CCTGACGACCCAGGCCGCCGAGTGGGGCGTGCCCCTCGACCCCGCGCAGGTCGACGCCCTCAAGCGCTTCTACGCCCTTTTGATCGAGGGCAATCAGCGCGCCAACCTCACCCGCATCACCGACGAGCGCGAGGCGGTGGTCAAGCACTTCCTGGACTCCCTCTCGGTGCTGCGCGCCTTCTCGGCCGAGGACCGAAAGGCGCCGCTGCGCTTCATCGACGTGGGGGCGGGCGCCGGCTTCCCGGGGATCCCGCTCATGGCCCTGGTCGGCGCCTGGTCGGGGACCCAGCTGGAGGCCACCCGCAAGAAGGTCGACTTCATGAGCGAGGCGATCGAGGCCCTCGGCCTGAACGGCCGGGCGCTGCACGGCCGCGCCGAGGAGCTCGCCCAGACCCCCGAGCACCGCGAGCAGTACGATCTGGTCTTCGGCCGGGCGGTGGCGGAGCTGAACGTGCTCTGCGAGCTGTGCCTGCCCTTCCTCAAGCTGGGAGGGCGCTTCGTGGCCATGAAGGGGGCGGGGGCCGACGACGAGGTCGCGCGCGCCCAGAAGGCCCTCAAGACGCTCGGCGGCGAGATCCGCGGGATCGTGAAGTTTTCTCTCCCCGAGGGGTTCGGCGAGCGGGCGCTGGTCGTGGTGGAGAAGGTTGCGCCAACGCCCAAAGCCTACCCTCGGCGGGCCGGACAGCCGGCTGCCAAGCCGTTATGTTAA
- a CDS encoding N-acetylmuramoyl-L-alanine amidase, with the protein MRNITRWLVLVAAAAIAAGPLAPVEARVRPRAEAARVARPVADPAVVTGIYWRDGRLEIEGDRPLQARLLKLEAPHRVVIDLFGAELADPALCQTLSIQEGPFAQLRVALHPEEGFIRFVLDCTAEADVRLSQQQEGQTLSLARVSPDPARAPRPEQGSRVTRTPIEAHGPAAPRVFLEHGPAVPDSFWVYGPALPADWPEALSERQLYGPAQPAPSPSPTPEALVSLETVARAQRLDSLTLRRKRGQVFLRLACDRALSYEVEQEWAPSKLTVRVPGGSFAGRLPGLVDGVEALGVEKEGKDWLLHLTLPRGLYAYDAQAKDGGKVLELSWRRQDVAGGKPTVIVDAGHGGDDPGAIGPGGTKEAHVTLAMARAVREALEARGDLNVVMTRTTDSSVDLASRARLVDTLKPALFVSLHGNSCESAEIGGLETYYRNEVSRPLARHLHSAIARILGRPDRGVRQARLYVLRSQSVPSVLVESAYLSNPDEEKLLASESFQKELGSAVAKGILGYLSQTPVAELPSRAE; encoded by the coding sequence ATGCGCAATATCACTCGCTGGCTCGTCCTCGTGGCCGCCGCGGCGATCGCCGCGGGGCCCCTCGCGCCTGTCGAGGCCAGGGTCCGCCCCCGGGCCGAGGCCGCGCGGGTCGCGCGCCCCGTCGCGGACCCCGCCGTGGTCACCGGCATCTACTGGCGCGACGGCAGGCTCGAGATCGAGGGCGATCGCCCCCTCCAGGCGCGCCTGCTCAAGCTCGAGGCGCCCCACCGGGTGGTGATCGACCTGTTCGGGGCCGAGCTCGCCGATCCGGCGCTTTGCCAGACCCTCTCCATCCAGGAGGGCCCCTTCGCCCAGCTGCGGGTCGCGCTCCACCCCGAGGAGGGCTTCATCCGCTTCGTCCTGGACTGCACCGCCGAGGCCGACGTCCGGCTCAGCCAGCAGCAGGAGGGGCAGACCCTCAGCCTGGCGCGCGTGTCGCCCGACCCTGCCAGAGCGCCCCGGCCCGAGCAGGGCTCGCGCGTCACCCGCACCCCGATCGAGGCCCACGGCCCCGCCGCGCCGCGGGTCTTCCTGGAGCACGGCCCGGCCGTGCCCGACTCCTTCTGGGTCTACGGCCCCGCCCTGCCCGCGGACTGGCCCGAGGCCCTGAGCGAGCGCCAGCTCTACGGTCCCGCCCAGCCCGCGCCCAGCCCCTCGCCCACCCCCGAGGCTCTCGTCTCGCTCGAGACCGTCGCGCGCGCCCAGCGCCTCGACTCCCTCACCCTCCGGCGCAAGCGCGGGCAGGTCTTCCTGCGCCTGGCCTGCGATCGGGCCCTCTCCTACGAGGTCGAGCAGGAGTGGGCGCCCTCCAAGCTCACCGTCCGGGTTCCCGGGGGCAGCTTCGCGGGTCGCCTGCCCGGGCTGGTCGACGGGGTCGAGGCCCTCGGCGTGGAGAAGGAGGGCAAGGACTGGCTCCTTCACCTGACCCTGCCGCGCGGCCTCTACGCCTACGACGCCCAGGCGAAGGACGGCGGCAAGGTGCTGGAGCTGAGCTGGCGCCGGCAGGACGTGGCGGGCGGCAAGCCCACGGTCATCGTGGACGCGGGGCACGGGGGGGACGATCCCGGGGCCATCGGCCCGGGGGGTACCAAGGAGGCCCACGTCACCCTCGCCATGGCCAGGGCGGTGCGCGAGGCGCTCGAGGCCCGGGGCGACCTGAACGTCGTCATGACGCGCACCACCGACTCTTCGGTGGATCTGGCCTCGAGGGCCCGCCTGGTGGACACCCTCAAGCCCGCCCTCTTCGTCAGCCTGCACGGCAACTCCTGCGAGTCGGCCGAGATCGGGGGCCTCGAGACGTACTATCGCAACGAGGTGAGCCGGCCTCTGGCGCGCCACTTGCACAGCGCGATCGCACGGATCCTCGGCCGCCCGGATCGCGGCGTTCGCCAGGCGCGCCTCTACGTCCTGCGCAGCCAGAGCGTGCCGTCGGTGCTGGTCGAGTCGGCCTACCTCTCCAACCCGGACGAGGAGAAGCTGCTCGCGAGCGAATCCTTCCAGAAGGAGCTGGGCTCGGCGGTGGCCAAGGGGATCCTGGGTTACCTCTCGCAGACCCCCGTGGCGGAGCTACCGAGCCGGGCCGAGTAG
- a CDS encoding TIM barrel protein has translation MPLFLSARSLAPAMGLAETLEVFRLAAHRRIALPGIPALLCDPAVMRPLQEAGCDLTVHHAFSDAPRANLAALDEDFRLRSIRLVEEVMTRAAELGVTRLSLMPGFALEETLDQTRASRSVPRELALDALMRSLDRLANVADARGMSLALTNSDMRHPAMLLGDADEISGMIQALQVPFLGVQADLGHALASARASGSGYEGAEALLAAIAPHLTALRLHETDRSGQDHRLPTESGWIEELLGQHPEWRALPMTLEARGVSLDRLLDTADRLESLAPKPLLGPAR, from the coding sequence ATGCCCCTTTTCCTCTCTGCTCGCAGCCTCGCTCCGGCCATGGGCCTCGCCGAGACCCTCGAGGTCTTCCGGCTCGCCGCGCACCGGCGCATCGCCCTGCCCGGCATCCCGGCCCTGCTCTGCGATCCGGCGGTCATGCGCCCCTTGCAGGAAGCCGGGTGCGACCTCACGGTGCACCACGCCTTCTCGGACGCCCCGCGCGCCAACCTCGCCGCCCTCGACGAGGACTTCCGGCTGCGCTCGATCCGGCTGGTGGAGGAGGTGATGACGCGCGCGGCGGAGCTCGGGGTCACGCGCCTGAGCCTCATGCCGGGCTTCGCCCTCGAAGAGACGCTGGACCAGACCCGCGCGAGCCGCAGCGTGCCGCGCGAGCTCGCCCTCGACGCGCTCATGCGATCGCTGGATCGCCTCGCGAACGTGGCCGACGCGCGCGGCATGTCGCTCGCCTTGACCAACAGCGACATGCGCCACCCGGCCATGCTGCTCGGCGACGCGGACGAGATCAGCGGGATGATCCAGGCCCTCCAGGTGCCCTTCCTGGGGGTGCAGGCCGACCTGGGTCACGCCCTGGCCTCGGCACGGGCCTCGGGCTCCGGCTACGAGGGCGCGGAGGCCCTCCTCGCCGCGATCGCGCCGCACCTCACGGCCCTGCGGCTCCACGAGACCGACCGCAGCGGCCAGGACCATCGCCTGCCGACCGAGTCGGGCTGGATCGAGGAGCTGCTCGGCCAGCACCCCGAGTGGAGGGCGCTGCCCATGACCCTGGAGGCGCGGGGGGTGAGCCTGGATCGATTGCTCGATACCGCGGATCGCCTGGAGAGCCTCGCGCCGAAGCCGCTACTCGGCCCGGCTCGGTAG
- a CDS encoding S8 family peptidase: MSLHRLTAILAGLVLILTGCGAPNTSAISYNRSMQTKAQSLAVRSSRVIVKFRATATDQQVKSVSRFVAASIPSLGISVLNVGTKDASTQLAALASTGAVEYSEPDYVSKTQVTTNDPGLGQQYGHRAINVSRAWDVTMGDPSVVVAVVDTGIDLNHPDLRDRLVSGVSFVPGTSGPMDDNGHGTHVAGIIAATGNNGQGVVGVAPNCRLMPVKVLDTNGEGNTSDIVSGIVWATEHGARVINLSLGGGGGGKALESAVAYAQRKGTVVVAAMGNDGSNLQAYPASYPGVIAVGSVDEGDRRSDFSNFGRWISVTAPGGEIYSTMPTYRTTLMDEDPGADIGYGTLSGTSMATPYVAGLVALICSANPRIAPAAVKTLLERSATDLQTPGYDSFTGYGRIDAAKALGR, translated from the coding sequence TTGAGCCTCCATCGCTTGACCGCCATCTTGGCGGGGCTCGTCCTGATCCTGACCGGGTGCGGGGCCCCCAACACCAGCGCCATCTCTTACAACCGCTCGATGCAGACCAAGGCCCAGAGCCTCGCGGTCCGCTCCAGCCGGGTGATCGTCAAGTTCCGCGCCACCGCCACCGACCAGCAGGTCAAGAGCGTCTCGCGCTTCGTGGCCGCGAGCATCCCGAGCCTCGGCATCTCGGTGCTCAACGTCGGCACCAAGGACGCGAGCACCCAGCTCGCCGCGCTGGCGAGCACCGGCGCGGTCGAGTACTCCGAGCCCGACTACGTCTCGAAGACCCAGGTCACCACCAACGACCCCGGCCTCGGCCAGCAGTACGGCCACCGCGCCATCAACGTCTCGCGCGCCTGGGACGTGACCATGGGCGATCCGAGCGTCGTGGTCGCCGTGGTGGACACCGGCATCGACCTCAACCATCCCGACCTGCGCGATCGCCTCGTCTCGGGCGTCAGCTTCGTTCCCGGCACCTCGGGCCCCATGGACGACAACGGCCACGGCACCCACGTGGCGGGCATCATCGCCGCCACCGGCAACAACGGCCAGGGCGTGGTCGGCGTGGCTCCCAACTGCCGCCTGATGCCCGTCAAGGTGCTCGACACCAACGGCGAGGGCAACACCAGCGACATCGTCTCGGGCATCGTCTGGGCCACCGAGCACGGCGCGCGGGTCATCAACCTCAGCCTGGGCGGCGGCGGGGGCGGCAAGGCCCTCGAGAGCGCCGTGGCCTACGCCCAGCGCAAGGGCACCGTGGTGGTCGCCGCCATGGGCAACGACGGCAGCAACCTCCAGGCCTACCCGGCCTCCTACCCCGGCGTGATCGCCGTCGGCTCGGTGGACGAGGGCGACAGGCGCTCGGACTTCTCCAACTTCGGCCGCTGGATCAGCGTCACGGCCCCGGGCGGCGAGATCTACTCGACCATGCCCACCTACCGCACCACCCTCATGGACGAGGACCCGGGCGCTGACATCGGCTACGGCACCCTCTCGGGCACCTCGATGGCCACCCCCTACGTGGCGGGCCTGGTGGCGCTCATCTGCTCGGCCAACCCCCGCATCGCCCCGGCCGCGGTCAAGACCCTTCTCGAGCGCAGCGCCACCGATCTTCAGACCCCCGGCTACGACTCGTTCACGGGCTACGGCCGGATCGACGCCGCCAAGGCCCTGGGCCGGTAG
- a CDS encoding cyclic nucleotide-binding domain-containing protein has translation MANVNFDRLSRLPALQGLTPEEMTAFFKIATKHVFQPGDPILKTGEKADCFYLVAAGQLEILLPQGKGVPATPIAQVGSGQLVGEMPLLYAQPLRQADVLAASEAVLLRFSYSDYERLSQQHPAIGTKFRSNLGKIVAGRVWSTLPNQAGTGVLRAIEEPAKAPQASNHDAMKAATIFAGLKPEELKALEAIALPFTAQSGQPIVHQGSPADSFYLIVHGHCEVQIPKDGQAMPVARLGAGQVFGEMALVYKQPERTADVVAVSDAKLLNFPFDDYQRLTRAMPEIGRKLRNNLGRIAASRSWTMQADQSKEMKRRAGAIDDL, from the coding sequence ATGGCCAACGTCAACTTCGATCGCCTCTCCAGGCTGCCCGCCCTGCAGGGGCTGACCCCCGAGGAGATGACGGCGTTCTTCAAGATCGCCACCAAGCACGTCTTCCAGCCGGGCGATCCCATCCTCAAGACGGGGGAAAAGGCCGACTGCTTCTACCTGGTCGCCGCGGGCCAGCTCGAGATCCTCCTGCCCCAGGGCAAGGGCGTCCCCGCCACCCCCATCGCCCAGGTCGGCTCGGGCCAGCTGGTCGGTGAGATGCCCCTGCTCTACGCCCAGCCCCTGCGCCAGGCCGACGTGCTCGCGGCCAGCGAGGCGGTGCTCTTGCGCTTTTCCTACTCGGACTACGAGCGCCTTTCCCAGCAGCACCCCGCGATCGGCACCAAGTTCCGCAGCAACCTGGGCAAGATCGTCGCGGGCCGGGTCTGGAGCACCCTCCCCAACCAGGCGGGAACCGGAGTGCTTCGCGCCATCGAGGAGCCCGCGAAGGCCCCTCAGGCGAGCAACCACGACGCCATGAAGGCCGCCACCATCTTCGCCGGGCTCAAGCCGGAGGAGCTGAAGGCCCTCGAGGCGATCGCCCTTCCCTTCACCGCCCAGTCCGGTCAACCGATCGTCCATCAGGGGTCGCCGGCCGACTCCTTCTACCTGATCGTCCACGGCCACTGCGAGGTGCAGATCCCCAAGGACGGCCAGGCCATGCCGGTGGCGCGGCTCGGTGCCGGCCAGGTCTTCGGCGAGATGGCGCTGGTCTACAAGCAGCCCGAGCGCACGGCGGACGTGGTGGCCGTCTCGGACGCCAAGCTCCTCAACTTCCCATTCGACGACTACCAGCGCCTGACCAGGGCCATGCCCGAGATCGGCCGCAAGCTGCGCAACAACCTGGGCCGCATCGCCGCGAGCCGCAGCTGGACCATGCAGGCGGATCAGAGCAAGGAGATGAAGCGCCGCGCCGGGGCGATCGACGACCTCTAG